A single genomic interval of Trichosurus vulpecula isolate mTriVul1 chromosome 6, mTriVul1.pri, whole genome shotgun sequence harbors:
- the CCDC87 gene encoding coiled-coil domain-containing protein 87 produces MERRKNRMGRRKRRWPPSDRTADPELQKLYHRLLRPLSLFPGEEARIPATPEPLPTSPQTKSDARVGRDSYSMEQLSPGSLCLLVSERLSRVGHAPEVPPEGRRRLAEVILSELQYGWQMPQPEPGLDPRDQQKLRQRVETHVVLSSEQLFLRYLHLLITLSVPESVLTEPATLTRLSACLASDCSRFLTSPIVYRRLVSDFKDLQGLRSFLKKGTGAVKPDLFRKQALIPQQTIGTFQASKLCPLPWPHSTGFSQIPCSALNMSYLIHLSRPDFLGRPCLDRLKGLRSIPDLDQRKYLRWMPTLAPRPRQVLEVGPAQKADLSGISSLAEDLDLGTFLRLHIPRKCRSLPSLREGWKLSNELGIRSPPPRTLSPLILGWETQTAAFIGSASEDLKHMMKTFEVELSKKPQQNSALAPLLRALTQGPKGSHRVEELQRTLKTLQEEEASGKWDHRPTLGTTVHPQPVTVALKLKDQTVLQAAAVRVSERAFQDSFFVKEENVLYNHLSGELDSKILEELDSSLFAGASIQEIYSELLSRVSADYLFFNRGHPVEPSSDKDWSSLMASTFLYRNPKYRIINPILDGIGKRRIRSSGLDPFPPPPTPQLPKQWVKSKASWMRWWRATLTPDDYFLYLATQDCDFLHVIFHMYPEEEPIQMPIIIKDTLELPPLPPLAQEEDAGEFVPGIWDANSVLEDGLGAEGSKSLGDHRKVKRLQRRLERIWAALQVPDKDRLDMAIKYSTNARVGQLPALVTAWEKALQPIQERELLLAQLERFEQEASDPNRFFLKVDYDLWRWTEESQIRSNLYEKISRVETLLTRLLRDIQIAFGESVTYKGRCYLEKMKRDKVEMLYWLQQERRAKKLVRVQKGSRLPSLNPKNTGNSENGLIPSPRNV; encoded by the coding sequence ATGGAGCGCAGGAAGAACAGGATGGGGCGAAGGAAGCGGCGGTGGCCGCCGTCGGACAGGACTGCGGACCCGGAGCTCCAGAAGCTGTACCATCGGCTTTTGCGGCCGCTGTCGCTGTTCCCCGGCGAGGAGGCACGGATCCCGGCGACCCCCGAGCCGCTGCCCACGTCTCCGCAGACCAAGAGCGACGCCCGAGTGGGCCGGGACTCCTACTCCATGGAGCAGCTGTCTCCCGGCTCGCTGTGCTTGCTGGTGTCGGAGCGGCTGTCCCGCGTGGGCCACGCGCCCGAAGTGCCCCCCGAGGGCCGGCGGCGGCTGGCCGAGGTCATCCTGTCCGAGTTGCAGTACGGCTGGCAGATGCCACAGCCTGAGCCGGGCCTCGACCCGCGCGACCAGCAGAAACTGCGGCAGCGCGTGGAGACTCACGTGGTGCTGTCTTCGGAGCAGCTCTTCCTGCGCTACCTGCACCTGCTGATCACCCTGTCCGTGCCCGAGTCCGTGCTCACCGAGCCCGCCACCCTCACGCGCCTGTCTGCCTGCCTGGCCTCCGACTGTTCCCGCTTCCTCACCAGCCCGATCGTCTACCGCCGCCTGGTCTCCGATTTCAAAGACTTGCAGGGCCTCCGCTCCTTTCTGAAGAAGGGCACGGGGGCGGTCAAGCCAGACCTTTTCCGCAAGCAGGCCCTCATTCCACAGCAAACTATTGGCACCTTCCAGGCGTCCAAGCTCTGCCCTCTGCCCTGGCCGCACAGCACAGGCTTCTCCCAGATTCCGTGCTCCGCCCTGAACATGAGTTACTTGATTCACTTGAGCCGGCCAGACTTCCTAGGCAGGCCTTGTCTGGATCGTTTAAAGGGGCTGAGGTCCATTCCGGACCTGGACCAGAGAAAGTACCTGCGCTGGATGCCCACTCTAGCCCCCAGACCCCGCCAGGTGCTTGAGGTTGGCCCTGCCCAGAAGGCTGACCTCTCAGGGATTTCGAGCTTggcagaagatctggatttgggGACCTTCCTGCGGCTCCATATCCCCCGAAAGTGCCGGTCTTTGCCCAGTCTGAGAGAAGGTTGGAAACTTTCAAATGAACTGGGCATACGTTCACCGCCCCCTCGAACTTTGTCCCCACTGATTCTAGGCTGGGAGACCCAAACAGCGGCCTTCATTGGCTCAGCTTCGGAGGACCTCAAGCACATGATGAAAACCTTTGAGGTGGAGCTGTCCAAGAAGCCCCAGCAGAACTCAGCCCTGGCCCCTCTCCTCCGAGCCCTGACCCAAGGCCCAAAAGGCAGCCACCGAGTGGAAGAGCTGCAGAGGACTCTGAAGACTCTCCAAGAAGAAGAAGCCTCGGGAAAATGGGACCACCGGCCCACCCTGGGGACCACTGTGCATCCCCAGCCAGTCACGGTGGCCCTGAAACTGAAGGATCAGACTGTGTTGCAGGCAGCAGCTGTCCGAGTCTCAGAGCGGGCGTTCCAGGACAGCTTCTTTGTGAAGGAGGAGAATGTTCTCTATAACCACCTGTCAGGCGAGTTGGACAGCAAAATCTTGGAAGAGCTGGACTCTAGCCTCTTTGCCGGGGCTAGCATCCAGGAGATCTACAGTGAGCTCCTGAGCCGAGTCTCTGCTGACTATCTGTTCTTCAATAGGGGGCACCCAGTGGAGCCGTCATCAGATAAGGACTGGTCAAGTCTTATGGCCTCAACTTTCCTGTACAGAAACCCCAAGTATCGAATCATCAATCCTATCCTGGATGGCATTGGAAAGCGTAGAATACGTTCCTCGGGCTTAGATCCCTTTCCCCCCCCACCCACTCCCCAGCTGCCTAAGCAGTGGGTCAAAAGTAAGGCCTCCTGGATGCGATGGTGGAGAGCCACGCTGACCCCGGATGACTATTTCTTGTACTTGGCCACTCAGGACTGTGACTTCCTCCATGTGATCTTCCACATGTACCCAGAAGAGGAACCCATCCAGATGCCTATCATCATCAAAGACACCCTGGAACTTCCACCCCTGCCTCCACTAGCGCAGGAGGAGGATGCCGGGGAATTTGTGCCAGGTATCTGGGATGCCAACTCAGTCCTAGAAGATGGCCTGGGAGCAGAAGGGAGCAAATCCCTAGGGGACCACAGGAAAGTAAAGCGACTCCAGAGGCGACTGGAGAGAATCTGGGCAGCCCTGCAGGTGCCGGACAAAGATCGGCTGGACATGGCCATCAAGTACAGCACCAATGCCCGAGTGGGGCAGCTCCCTGCCCTGGTGACTGCCTGGGAGAAAGCCTTGCAGCCCATTCAGGAGCGGGAGCTCTTGTTAGCCCAGCTGGAACGCTTCGAGCAAGAAGCCTCCGACCCCAATCGGTTCTTCCTAAAGGTCGATTATGACCTCTGGCGCTGGACTGAAGAGTCCCAGATCCGCAGCAACTTGTATGAGAAAATCAGTAGAGTGGAGACCTTGCTGACCAGGCTCCTTCGGGACATCCAGATTGCCTTTGGGGAGTCAGTAACATACAAGGGGCGCTGCTATCTAGAGAAGATGAAGAGGGACAAAGTGGAGATGTTGTACTGGCTGCAGCAGGAACGTCGAGCCAAGAAGCTGGTCCGGGTCCAAAAGGGCTCACGACTGCCTTCCCTTAACCCTAAAAACACAGGAAACTCAGAAAATGGCCTCATTCCTTCTCCCAGAAATGTCTAA
- the CCS gene encoding copper chaperone for superoxide dismutase isoform X1 has protein sequence MDSAVAAPAQIGDSKTACTLEFAVQMSCQSCVDSVQTSLRGVAGIQGVEVQLENQSVLVTTTLPSQEVQSLLEDTGRQAVLKGMGSRMLPENPENLGAAVAMLGKPGAVQGVVRFLQVSPRCCLIEGTIDGLEPGPHGLHVHQYGDLTQNCASCGDHFNPDGMPHGGPKDTQRHLGDLGNVYASADGRATFRMEDEKLKVWDIIGRSLVIDAGEDDLGQGGHPLSKVTGNSGERLACGIIARSAGLFQNPKQICTCDGLTIWEERGRPLAGEGRRKPAQTPAHL, from the exons ATGGATTCCGCTGTAGCTGCGCCTGCTCAGATTGGGGACAGCAAGACAGCATGCACG CTGGAGTTTGCTGTGCAAATGAGCTGCCAGAGCTGCGTGGACTCGGTGCAGACATCCCTGCGTGGCGTGGCAG GTATCCAGGGAGTAGAGGTACAACTGGAGAATCAGAGTGTCCTCGTGACCACCACCTTGCCCAGCCAGGAGGTGCAGAGTCTCCTGGAGGATACAGGGCGCCAGGCAGTGCTCAAGGGCATGGGCAGCCGGATGCTTCCTGAGAACCCAG AGAACCTGGGGGCAGCTGTGGCCATGTTGGGGAAGCCTGGGGCCGTGCAGGGAGTTGTGCGCTTCCTACAAGTGTCCCCCCGATGCTGCCTCATCGAGGGGACGATCGATGGCCTGGAGCCTGGGCCCCATGGCCTCCACGTTCATCAGTATGGGGACTTGACCCAAAATTGTGCTAG CTGTGGAGACCACTTCAACCCTGATGGAATGCCCCATGGTGGCCCCAAGGACACCCAGCGG CACCTGGGAGATCTGGGGAACGTCTATGCCAGTGCTGATGGCAGAGCGACCTTCAGAATGGAGGACGAGAAGCTCAAG GTGTGGGACATCATTGGCCGAAGCCTGGTCATTGATGCAGGTGAAGATGACCTGGGTCAGGGAGGACACCCGCTCTCCAAGGTCACCGGAAACTCTGGAGAGAG GCTAGCTTGTGGCATCATTGCTCGCTCAGCCGGCCTCTTCCAGAACCCCAAGCAGATCTGCACCTGTGACGGCCTCACCATCTGGGAAGAGCGGGGCCGGCCCCTCGCTGGTGAAGGGCGAAGGAAGCCTGCACAGACCCCGGCTCACCTTTGA
- the CCS gene encoding copper chaperone for superoxide dismutase isoform X2: MSCQSCVDSVQTSLRGVAGIQGVEVQLENQSVLVTTTLPSQEVQSLLEDTGRQAVLKGMGSRMLPENPENLGAAVAMLGKPGAVQGVVRFLQVSPRCCLIEGTIDGLEPGPHGLHVHQYGDLTQNCASCGDHFNPDGMPHGGPKDTQRHLGDLGNVYASADGRATFRMEDEKLKVWDIIGRSLVIDAGEDDLGQGGHPLSKVTGNSGERLACGIIARSAGLFQNPKQICTCDGLTIWEERGRPLAGEGRRKPAQTPAHL, translated from the exons ATGAGCTGCCAGAGCTGCGTGGACTCGGTGCAGACATCCCTGCGTGGCGTGGCAG GTATCCAGGGAGTAGAGGTACAACTGGAGAATCAGAGTGTCCTCGTGACCACCACCTTGCCCAGCCAGGAGGTGCAGAGTCTCCTGGAGGATACAGGGCGCCAGGCAGTGCTCAAGGGCATGGGCAGCCGGATGCTTCCTGAGAACCCAG AGAACCTGGGGGCAGCTGTGGCCATGTTGGGGAAGCCTGGGGCCGTGCAGGGAGTTGTGCGCTTCCTACAAGTGTCCCCCCGATGCTGCCTCATCGAGGGGACGATCGATGGCCTGGAGCCTGGGCCCCATGGCCTCCACGTTCATCAGTATGGGGACTTGACCCAAAATTGTGCTAG CTGTGGAGACCACTTCAACCCTGATGGAATGCCCCATGGTGGCCCCAAGGACACCCAGCGG CACCTGGGAGATCTGGGGAACGTCTATGCCAGTGCTGATGGCAGAGCGACCTTCAGAATGGAGGACGAGAAGCTCAAG GTGTGGGACATCATTGGCCGAAGCCTGGTCATTGATGCAGGTGAAGATGACCTGGGTCAGGGAGGACACCCGCTCTCCAAGGTCACCGGAAACTCTGGAGAGAG GCTAGCTTGTGGCATCATTGCTCGCTCAGCCGGCCTCTTCCAGAACCCCAAGCAGATCTGCACCTGTGACGGCCTCACCATCTGGGAAGAGCGGGGCCGGCCCCTCGCTGGTGAAGGGCGAAGGAAGCCTGCACAGACCCCGGCTCACCTTTGA